From the genome of Corallococcus macrosporus DSM 14697:
TACCGCCGTACCCCTCGCTGATCTTCTTCTTCGGCATCCCCGTCCTCCTGGTGAATCGCCCAGGTCAACGGTGGGGGCTCCGGGGTAGGGGAGCAAGCGACGTCACCGGCCTGCGCGGTGGGCGCCCCGCCTGTCTGCCTGCTTGGTCAATGCCTACCTGAACGAATCATCAGGCAGTTTCCTAGACACTCCGAGGCGTCATGCCTACATGAACGGATGGATAGTCTTTTCGCTGGATCAGATCGGCGGGGACTCACTGCTTGAGTGTTCAGGCGTGCTGGCACCCGTCCCGGTGGCCATGCCTACATGCTCCGATGTTCAGGCGTTTCTCCAGGGGTTCTGATCGCGATGCCTACACGCCTGCCTGTTCAGTCAGGCCGACATCGGACGGGGCAGAGGCCGCTGTCAGGATGTTCAGTGAGTCGAGCAGTCACCTGGCTGGCAATGCCTACATGCTCTCGCGTTCAGGTGAGGTGGCCGCACCGGGCCTGAACGGACCTTCAGCCATTTTCCAGGCCCGACGTGCATTGAATTGGCGTCTGTGTTTGTGTTCAATCAAAACAAAGACGTCTGTCTTTGTGTGCTTCGCGTCCCTGATACATGGCTCGTATCAGGGACGCGAAAGACAGCTCAGCCTGGCGTGAACCACAGCACGGAGAGCGGGGGCAGGGTGAGGGCGGCCGACGCGGGCTGTCCGTCCCAGCCCGTGGGCTCGGTGTGAATCTGCCCCTGGTTGCCCTGGTTGGAGCCGCCGTACTGCTCGGCATCCGTGTTGAGCAGCTCCACGTAGCGGCCCTGGAGCGGGAGGCCCACGCGGTAGTTCTCACGGACCGCGGGCGACAGGTTGGCGACGCACACCACGTGCCGCCCCGGCTGACGCGAGCGCCGCACGAAGGCGAAGACGTTGTCCGCCGCCGCGTCCGGCTGGAGCCACTGGAAGCCCGTGGGCTCGCTGTCCGCGTCGTAGAGCGCGGGCATCTCCTTGTAGATTCGGTTGAGGTCCGCCACCAACTGGAGGATGCCGTGGTGGCCCGGGTCGTGCGTCAGGTGCCAGTCCAGGCTCTTGTCGTGGTTCCACTCCGCGGGCTGGCCGAACTCGCCGCCCATGAAGACCAGCTTCTTGCCCGGGTGCGCCCACATCCACGCGAAGAGGGCGCGCAGGTTGGCGCGCTTCTGCCACGGGTCTCCGGGCATGCGGCCGTACAGGCTGCCCTTGCCGTGCACCACCTCGTCATGGCTCAGCGGCAGCATGAAGTGCTCGCTGAACGCATACAGCAGCCCGAAGGTGAGCTGGTTGTGGTGGTACTGCCGGTAGATGGGGTCCTTGGAGAAATACGACAGCGTGTCGTGCATCCACCCCATGTTCCACTTGAAGTCGAAGCCCAGGCCGCCTTCGCTCACGGGCGCGGACACCTTGGGCCACGCGGTGGACTCCTCGGCGATGACCACGACGCCCGGGTGCTTGCGGCGGACCGTCTCGTTCAGCTCGCGCAGGAAGTGGATGGCCTCTTCGTTCTCACGGCCGCCCCAGCGGTTGGGAATCCACTCGCCCTGCTTGCGGCTGTAGTCGAGGTAGAGCATCGAGGCGACGGCGTCCACGCGCAGTCCGTCGATGTGGTACTCCTCGATCCAGAACAGCGCGTTGGCGATGAGGAAGTTGCGCACCTCATTGCGGCCGAAGTTGAAGACCAGCGTGCCCCAGTCCGGCTGGGCGCCCTTGCGCGGGTCGGCGTGCTCGTACAGCGCCGTGCCGTCGAACTGCCCCAGCGCGTGCAGGTCGCGCGGGAAGTGTCCGGGCACCCAGTCCACGAGCACCCCGATGCCCTGCTGGTGCAGGTGGTCGATGAAGAAGCGCAGGTCGTCCGGATGGCCGAAGCGCGCGGTGGGGGAGTAGTAGCCACCGACCTGGTAGCCCCAGGAGCCACCGTAGGGGTGCTCGGCCACGGGGAGCAGCTCCACGTGGGTGAAGCCGGTGTACTTGATGTACTCCGCCAGCGCGGGCGCCAGCTCGCGGTACGTCATGGGCCGGTCGCCGTCCTCCACCACGCGGCGCCAGCTCCCCAGGTGGACCTCGTAGACGCTCCACGGCTGGTGATGCACGTCCGGCCGCTGCGAGCGCTGCTCCAGCCAGGCGGCGTCGCCCCACGAATAGCGCGCCAGGTCGTGCACCACGGACGCGGTGGCCGGGGGGACCTCGGTGCGGAAGGCGAAGGGGTCCGCCTTGAGGACGTTGGGCCCGCCGTGCCCCGGGCGGATTTCGAACTTGTACCGGGTGCCTTCACCCACCTCGGGGACGAAGAGCTCCCAGATGCCGGACGAGCCCATGCGGCGCATGGCGTGCAGCCGGCCGTCCCAGCCGTTGAAGTCGCCCACCACGGACACCCCGGCCGCGGTGGGGGCCCACACCGCGAACGAGGTCCCGCGCACGCCGTTGTGGTGGAGCAGGTGCGCGCCCATGCGCTCCCAGAGGCGTTCGTGGCGGCCCTCGCCGGCGTAGTACAGGTCCATCTCCCCCAGGGTGGGGAGGAAGCTGTACGGGTCGCGCAGGGTGAAGACGCGCTTGCCGGGGTACTCCACCTCCAGCAGGTAGTTGAACGTCTGGTCCTTGCCGTTGATGCGGGCCTCGAAGATGCCGCCCAGCCGGTGGTTCATCGCGACGCGGCCGCCGGACTCCGGCAGCACGTGGATGGCCACGGCGTCCGGGCGGAAGGCGCGAATCACCACCCCGTCTCCATCCGGGTGGATGCCGAGGACGGAGTGGGGCTCGGGGTGCCTCAGCTCCACGACGCGCTGAAGCTCCGCATCGACCTGGGCCTTGTCGGCTGGCTTCCTCACTGGGCTGCCTCCATGCGCAAGAGGGCCTGGACGGGGATGCGCACCCAGTCGGGCCGGTTCTGCAGTTCGTACCGCACCTCGTAGAGCAACTTCTCCAACTCGAACGCACGCAGCATGACGTCGAAGGCGCCCTCGTCGGAGGGCAGGAAGGCCGCGCCGCGCGTGACCTGCCGGTAGCCGTCCACGAAGGCCTCGCGGATGGCGCCGGCGCGGTCATGCGGGGTGCCTCCCTCCAGCGCCACCGTGGCCTCCGCGTAGTCGAACGAGCGGATCATCCCCGCCACGTCGCGCAGGGCGCTGTACTTCTCCCGGCGCGCGGTGAAGGAGCGGGCGGGCTCGCCCTCGAAGTCGAAGATGAGCCACTGTCCCTGGGCGCGCAGCACCTGTCCCAGGTGCAGGTCACCGTGGATGCGGATCTTCTGGCCGGAGGGCGTCACCTGCGCCAGCCGCTTCGCGTGTTCAATCAGGGTTTCACGGCCGCGCTCCAGGTCCGGCGTCTGCCGGCTGGCGTCCGCCAGCGTCACGCCCAGCTCGCCGACGATGGAGGCGCTCCAGCGCTGGAGGTCCTCCTGGAGCAGCGGCTCCGGCGCGAAGGCCGGGTCCTCATCCGACGCGGAGGCGAAGGCGAGGTGGAGCTCGCCCACGCGCATGCCCAGGTCGCGCATCTCCGAGAGGAAGCGCTCCCCCACGGCGCGCTCCTCCCGCAGCCGGTCCAGCGTGTACTTCCAGCCGTCCGTCGCGTCCGGCACGAAGCGGTGGGCCACCGCGAGCGTCGCGCCCGCCGTGCCCTCCAGGTGCAGCGCGCCCAACAGGGAGGGCGTGGCGCGGAACGACGTCCTGGTGGCGAGGAAGCGCCCCACCTCGTGCTCGGGATTCACCCCGGCTTCCAGCTTCCGGATGATCTTCAGGATGACCTGCTCACCCAGCACCACGGAGGTGTTGCTCTGCTCCACCTGGAGCCGCCGCACGCTCAGCGGGGAGGGGAGGGCGAGCAGTCCTTCCTGGCCGGCGATCCACTCACCTTCCACGCGCCCGGCCGCGGACGCCACGTGGCCGCCGGTCCGGATGAGGTCGAAGAGGCCGCGCATGCACGCGTCGTTCTCCAGCGCGTCCCGCACGCCGTCCGTGGAGGGCTGGACGGGGAGCAGGTAGCGCTCCGGGCTGCCCAGCTCGTAGACGACCTCCACCACGGCGAGGCTGAACGCGCAGCCGCCGGCTTCGATGGTGGCGTGGTCCATCACCGTGACGTGCTTGATGGGCCACGCCTTGCCGCT
Proteins encoded in this window:
- the glgB gene encoding 1,4-alpha-glucan branching protein GlgB; translation: MRKPADKAQVDAELQRVVELRHPEPHSVLGIHPDGDGVVIRAFRPDAVAIHVLPESGGRVAMNHRLGGIFEARINGKDQTFNYLLEVEYPGKRVFTLRDPYSFLPTLGEMDLYYAGEGRHERLWERMGAHLLHHNGVRGTSFAVWAPTAAGVSVVGDFNGWDGRLHAMRRMGSSGIWELFVPEVGEGTRYKFEIRPGHGGPNVLKADPFAFRTEVPPATASVVHDLARYSWGDAAWLEQRSQRPDVHHQPWSVYEVHLGSWRRVVEDGDRPMTYRELAPALAEYIKYTGFTHVELLPVAEHPYGGSWGYQVGGYYSPTARFGHPDDLRFFIDHLHQQGIGVLVDWVPGHFPRDLHALGQFDGTALYEHADPRKGAQPDWGTLVFNFGRNEVRNFLIANALFWIEEYHIDGLRVDAVASMLYLDYSRKQGEWIPNRWGGRENEEAIHFLRELNETVRRKHPGVVVIAEESTAWPKVSAPVSEGGLGFDFKWNMGWMHDTLSYFSKDPIYRQYHHNQLTFGLLYAFSEHFMLPLSHDEVVHGKGSLYGRMPGDPWQKRANLRALFAWMWAHPGKKLVFMGGEFGQPAEWNHDKSLDWHLTHDPGHHGILQLVADLNRIYKEMPALYDADSEPTGFQWLQPDAAADNVFAFVRRSRQPGRHVVCVANLSPAVRENYRVGLPLQGRYVELLNTDAEQYGGSNQGNQGQIHTEPTGWDGQPASAALTLPPLSVLWFTPG
- a CDS encoding maltokinase N-terminal cap-like domain-containing protein, with product MTTLDLTKLPDYLKHQRWFSGKAWPIKHVTVMDHATIEAGGCAFSLAVVEVVYELGSPERYLLPVQPSTDGVRDALENDACMRGLFDLIRTGGHVASAAGRVEGEWIAGQEGLLALPSPLSVRRLQVEQSNTSVVLGEQVILKIIRKLEAGVNPEHEVGRFLATRTSFRATPSLLGALHLEGTAGATLAVAHRFVPDATDGWKYTLDRLREERAVGERFLSEMRDLGMRVGELHLAFASASDEDPAFAPEPLLQEDLQRWSASIVGELGVTLADASRQTPDLERGRETLIEHAKRLAQVTPSGQKIRIHGDLHLGQVLRAQGQWLIFDFEGEPARSFTARREKYSALRDVAGMIRSFDYAEATVALEGGTPHDRAGAIREAFVDGYRQVTRGAAFLPSDEGAFDVMLRAFELEKLLYEVRYELQNRPDWVRIPVQALLRMEAAQ